The Anomaloglossus baeobatrachus isolate aAnoBae1 chromosome 7, aAnoBae1.hap1, whole genome shotgun sequence sequence AATATTTGTATCTCATATGGTTTTTGTACCCAAATAAACGTTTGTCATTGTTTTGCATGATACCCCACTTGTTTCTTcggtttttcttttcattttttttagtaGTGGCTTTGCAAACACCTCATGGGTAACCAAACAAGTCTCCCTGAGGTTTCTCCCTTTACTCTATCTTTTTACTAGTATTTACTTGGATAATATCTGAAGGAATTTGATTTTTATAAGCTTCTATTGCCATGGATCTCTCAAGCGCCGGTGAGGAATAGCCTCCTCTAACTACCGCTCTCATCATCCCGTGCCTGCTCTGCACTACTACTCAGCAATCGTCATACTCTGGCTGGTGATGAAGCCGTTTATATCCCTCCACACAGCGGACATTGGCGCCTGAGTATGAGGCCGCTTTTCTGTGAAAATGTAAGATCATGTTATAGCACGGACCTCCTGCTTGTAGCTGTGGAACTGATCTGTACATAGACTGCAGGAATAAGCGACTGGGGAGATAATGACGGAGATCTGGAAAGCTGCTTACGTAACACATTAGTGTTCGGTGGATTTTATCTATGGACTGTATTTAGGATAATTCTCATGGGGAAAGAAGTTATATTAGAGTCTAGAAGGAACAATGGAAGAAACAGAAAGGGCGGTAAATTCAAACTCTCTAACAGTTCAGTATTCAGCCAATCAGCAGAAGAAAGGCGGTGTTCTCAGTCTGTAAAACACGCCCCATCTCATCAGTTCTCCTTCTGGTCCGACCATCCTCTACATAAAGGAGGAGTTTGCGCCATTTCATTACTTGTTCTATTGTAACTAGTCTGAAGATGTCTGGTCGCGGTAAAGGAGGAAAAGGTCTCGGGAAAggcggcgccaagcggcacaggaaggtgctccgtgataacatccagggcatcaccaagcctgccatccgccgtctcgcccgcagaggaggcgtcaagcgcatctccggcctcatctacgaagagactcgcggagtcctgaaagttttcctggagaatgtgattcgtgacgccgtcacctacaccgagcacgccaagaggaagaccgtcaccgccatggacgtggtgtacgcgctgaagcgccagggccgcactctctacggcttcggAGGTTAATTCTGCTCTATTCTGTCCTCACAACccaaaggctcttttcagagccacccaCATCTACCTGAAAGGCGACCTAAGGGcagacttcctgtgttcagagctGTTTGCTCTCACTGATCTATCATGTGGCTGATCATACATATAACACCGGGgtgtgtgatggggggaggggggtataGCCGAACATGGATATATCTGAGCATAGACCATATCCTCCTGTGCTGCGATTACTACAGAGTGAAAAGCAAAGTTCTGCTGGGAGATGAATGTTGATGCTGCTTACTGATATTTTTAGTATGAGACCCGTGTGGGTGATCGGGTACAGCGAATATTAACCAGGAATAACGCTGTATGAGGCAGCTGGATAGATGGACGAACTGTACTGGGTTTATAGACTCATGTAATTATCGCGTCTTGGGCACTATAGTCTCGGATCAATGGCGGCCACCGAAGAACCCTTCAGAATAATAATGGCGGCTCATCCTCCATCCAGCGCGATCACCGTGTGCGGGGGCAGCAGGTCTGGAGGACAGGACTGCGCTGTATCCTGGGTATTGTAGAGCTGCCCCAGACCTGAATCCTCAGAATATAATCTCCCTATATGCAGAGGTGCAGGTTATAATCAGATGGACGGAGAGCAGcgattgggcgggatgtttacaattACGGCAGGAGGGTGACAGCAGCGGGAGATGGAAAAGTAACTGAAACCGCAGCTGAATACGGTGATATCAAAGGGTTAAAATAAACGTATGAGCGCTCTTTAGTCTGAAATCTACGGTTTCAGAGGCGGAGCTACGAGTTTGAAATTCCCGCTCTGTAACACGTGGTTCTGCCTCTTTACACGCGAttgtcctgctgctgtggggtgagcTGACTGCCGATCTCCGGTGCTCCGGGGAATGCTGGAAACTGTCACTGATCTGTCATGTGTCTGATAATACAGATAATCCAGTACAAGTTTCTTTACCCGGATTAACGCATTACTGGCCGATCCCGCTCCACATACGTGTTCTCACAGATGAGGCGACTTCACCCCCACAACCTGGTGGAGCATTCGAGGTGATCGGGCAGATCTACACTTTATCCACAGATCCGGTGTCGCATGATCCCCTTTTAGCGGGGAAATTtgtgacatgaaattgctggttagTAGCCGCATTAGGAGTTCTGAAAACCCGGTCTATCTGCTCACAGCAAAGACAAATTTGCGCCCTTTGAAGGACAAGAACCTCCATCCCCTGTATATATTGAgcgctgctgtatacactatagaaTAGCGTGGGCAGAAAAGCATCCACTGCGCAATCACCATATGGGCTCTATAGCAGATCAGTCGATTTATTTTACGCCCTGAATAGAAGCTACAGCTGCTGCGGAGAGGGGCGGGAGATCGGCGCTGCGCTCGATCACTGCTGACTCCTCTGCTTTAACTGCAGCTGGAACATCGCGGGCACTAAGGAGTTAGTATCTGTGGACGGAAGCAGGGGCCTGATTAGTGCTGATTGGCTGAGCATTGAATGATTCCCTGGCTGCTTTTCTCTCGTTCTGTGTTCTCTGATCCGCGGTGTCAGCGGGAGGGGCTCTGGCTCATAGTGAAAATTAAATATGTAGGTTGTATCCGCACTTTATGATGATCTGTACTATTAGCGGGCGTCCAGCACTATATGGGGGTATATTGCATTACATTGAAGTGCAGAGCCCTTTATAATGAGTAGAAAGCTCTGTATGGACGTTATACAGCCCTCTATAGCAGTACAGAGCACTATTGGGGCCCCCGAAAAAAACGCGTTAAAATGTGACAGCCTAAATAATCTCACCGCTGTCCTGTATACTCCATAATGTGCTGTATATCTATAAAGTATTGGGTCCTTCCATATAGTTGTGTATACGTCCACAAAGTACAGTATACCCCGTGCAGTGCCCTATACACCATCCATAGGGCTGTATACTTCCATATACTGCTGTAAACTCCTATTGTGCTGTTTTATCATCTATAAAAGCTGAATACCTCCATATAGTGCTGTATTCTCCTTCCATACACCACTTTATACTCCATGTAGAGCCGCTTATACTTTCTCCAGAGTGGTGTAAACTCTCCAACCTTAAATTTCTATTCTGTAATGGCAACTGGATTCATCACGGGCACGAAGGTGTTAAAACTTAACGTCTGAGGAAAGCGATGTGTGGGCGGAGCCAGAATTGTAATGTGCCCTGATTGGCTGAGCTCTGAATTTGAAATTCCCGCACAATGGCAGAGTTTCTCCACTCTCTGTTCTCTGTGCCCCGCGGTGTCAGGCGGAAGGTCTGGGGCTGAGTGAATACTTCATATGTAGGTTTATATTCAGCGCTATATGGAGACTTATAATGGGGTCTGTGCAGCATAAAGAAAAGTGAGCAGCGACTCCGAATACAGCAAGTGTGAACACGCCCAATACCCGCAGAATACACAGAAGAATCCAGCGCTTCTGTAAGATCCAAGATGTCTGCAAACCCCGAGTGTATGAAATGTGAGCGGCGCCGCTGCTGTATGGAATAGATGAGATCAGGGCCAGCACAGGAGGCGCCTTGTCGCGGCTGATGGGATCTCAGGAAATCCACAAGTATCTCCATTATTATTCCGTATATTCCATATAGCAGATGCCGCTCACATTATGTGTTCAATGATTGCAGAAACCTCGGCGCTCACAGAGGCGGccgtgcttctgtgtggtctgtacagctctatatagaggcacgATATGAGGGTATATAACACTGGAGTTACAGTGATGGGATTTCCTATCACACATTGTTCGCAGTCATTGTATATAGACTGAGCGGCAGAGTCCGTGTACCACACTGCGCCGCCACATGGGGAGGGAGGACAGGAACACAGGGTCGCCCTGCACTAGTGGAGTCATCAGGAGCCGTACGTAGAGGAGCATCTACCCACATTATACCATCTAATGCCCGGCGCCCATCACCGGCCCCAAATCCCCGCAGAAAGGGCACAACAGCTGCTGTTACTCAGCGCCTCCCACTGCAGGACATGGAGGATGGAGAAGAGGATTGTGTAGAAGAGACCGGAGCAGAGAATCCCATATTACGAACCATCAGTGAGGTGTCTGTATGTGGATATTTCACACTCCCTTGTGCTGTGACCGCTGCTTCCTACAACAGAACACGAGTGACAGCGCAGATGATAAACCTCATTAGTGCCAGTAATTACAGCCACTGTGCCAACCTCATAATACACAGGACTATTCACACTGCCGGGTGCAGCTTATACCCCCGGAGATATATAGAACCGCGGCCATAATAAATCTATATGTACAGAACCACAGCAGAGATCAGtggcgccagctcctgtgaggacggggtggtggctcttagaagagcctttgtgttgtggatGATGCGGATCAGCGGCGTTACTTGCCCTTCTTACCGCTCTCGCTCTTCTTGCTGCTCTCGgtcttcttgggcagcagcacggcctggatgttgggcaggacgcctccctgggcaatggtcaccccacccagcagcctgttcagctcctcgtcattgcgcacAGCCAGCTGCAGGTGACGGGGGATGATGCGCgtcttcttgttgtcccgggcagcattgccggccaa is a genomic window containing:
- the LOC142246235 gene encoding histone H4; the encoded protein is MSGRGKGGKGLGKGGAKRHRKVLRDNIQGITKPAIRRLARRGGVKRISGLIYEETRGVLKVFLENVIRDAVTYTEHAKRKTVTAMDVVYALKRQGRTLYGFGG
- the LOC142246714 gene encoding histone H2A type 1-like; the encoded protein is MSGRGKQGGKARAKAKTRSSRAGLQFPVGRVHRLLRKGNYAERVGAGAPVYLAAVLEYLTAEILELAGNAARDNKKTRIIPRHLQLAVRNDEELNRLLGGVTIAQGGVLPNIQAVLLPKKTESSKKSESGKKGK